CCCACGGCCTCTTGGTCCCGAACCAAGCGCGCTACCAACTGCGCTACACCCGGATAGCTGCCTCTCTTCCAGGGCACCAAGGCCCCGCAAAGCAACGTAGTTTATTATACGGAATTTTTTGGCCGTTGTCAAGTGTGGAAGTTGTTTCGATCCCTATCTCTCAGGACTGCGGCCCCAAGGCCGGGGGCACGGTATGCGTGCCCCCGGTTTGATTGCCTCGTTGGTTCAATGCTTTTTTCAGTCTCTCTTCCTGCCCTTCCGGCCCAGAATCACGATGGCTGCTGCGCCAGCCAGAGAGGCCGCCAGCAGTGCCAGATACAGCGCCAGCTGGGCAGTGTCTCCCGTGGGAACAGAGTCATCCGGTTCATCAGGGTGCCCCGGTTCGTCCGGCGTATCCGGCATATCAGGATCCGGGCTTTCGTCCGGGTCAGGGGTCGGATGCGGATCTGGATCCGGCATGGGATCGGGACCCGGGTCTGGATCCGGCTTGGGGTCTGGATCTGGATCCGGGTCCGGCGGCGGAGTCGTGTCGTCATAATTGATGATTAGCACTTCCGCCGTGTCTCCGAACGGGACCATCCCGGGGTTGTGCCCCTCGACGCGGGTCCCATAGCCGTCCACACGCGCCTCTGCCACTGTGTAGCCGACGCCGGAGGGCAGGCCCTTGGCTGTCTTGCTCTCCCCGTCTTTCAGGGTAAATGCTGCCACGCCGTCCTGGAACGTCATATCCCCGCAGATGCCGTTGATGGACTTGTCGTCAAGCGTGACGGTGAAGGAGAAGTCCCTCTGCCGGTCACCGCTGTACACTTGCTTTTTGACGGTCAGGTTCCCCTTTCCGTTGATGACGTTCCATCCGTCCACCCGGGTGCCGTAGCCATCCACCGGCTCCTCCTGCACAGTGTAGGTGTACGCCCGGCCACTGTCGTCGTAGGCGGGCCAGCTGCCGAAATCATAGGTCCAGCTGCCGTCGGCGTTCGGGGTGACTTCCCGCTCGGCAACTTTGGTGCCGTTCTGCAGGAGGCTCAGCGTGATGGAGTTCGGACGGTCGTCCGCTCCATCACCCACCCAGGTCTTCCGCCCCTGGATGGCAATTTCCGTCTCCTTGCCGCCCAGTGTGTTGGTCAGAGCCAGCGTACCGCTCCCTGTCACAGTGTACGACTCCAGGTGTTCTTCCTCCACCCAGTAGGTATAGGGATTACCGCTGCCGTCCGTATCCGGCAGATGCTCAAAGGTGTATGTCCAGACATCGGCGTTTCCGTCCTGGGCATTTTTCGCGGACAGCGTCACTTCGCCTGCTACTTCGCCCTGGGCTGCCGGATCCGTTCTGCGGTAGAGGGTCAGCTTCAGCGTCTCCGGGCGAAGGCCCTGCGCGTCACTGTCATCCCGCCAGGTTTTGGAGACCGGGATGTCCGTATAGCCCCTGTTGGTGATGGCAGTGGTGAACGCCACCGTAGTTTCCGTCGGTTCTCCATGATCGTAGATCACTTCCATGTCCTCGTCCGGGGTTCCCTGTTCAATGGCGTAATAATAGTATTTCTGGTTCTGGCTGTTTACTTTGTCCAGCTCTCCGAAAATATGGCGCCAGTTATTGGCCGCAGACAGCTCTGCGGTCATGCCGGCGACCTGCTCCACTCCATCCACGCCGGTCTTCCCCATCAGGTTCTTGTCCGTGGTCCGCCAGAGTTCCATTGTGATCGGATGTTTCTTGGTATCCGCGGTGTGCCATTTCTTTTCCACTGTCAGGGATGTCACAGCTTTATTGGTGAATTGGAATTCAGGGTAGGTCCCATCCACATCGGTCTTGTTTTCCTTTTTCGTATCTCCCACCTGGACGTAGCTGCCGCTGACCGCTTCGGTCACGCGGTATTCTGTCTCGGAGTCGGAGTCCGGCAGATAGCTGCCCGGCATTCGGGCTGGGAGGTTCTCCCAGACGGCTTTCCACTCTGCGTACTCGTAATAGGGTTTGTCCAGATCAGGATCCGTAGTTCCATCCAGCGTGACGGATACAGCCGTCAGGGTCTTCCACGTATACGCCGGGCCCTCTGCCGGATTCTCCAGCGGAACCGCATATTGCAGGTGCAGGGTGACCTGGGCGCCCTCCTCGCCGGCAGGCATCCACGTCTTGCCGGCAAAGACCTTGGTGGTCTGCATGTCGTTGGCCGCTGTGGTGAGGAAGCCGTCGTCAGACTGCCCGCCATAGGTGTAGGCCGCCGTGTACGCCTCGTTGTAGGAATCTCTGAGCAGGACATAGCTGCTCAAATCGACTGCTCCGTTCGTCATTTGATATCCTGGCTCAAGCTCCACGGCGCGATAGGTGTACTCCCCTTCCGCATTCTGTTTCGGCAGGCCGGAAATCGTCATCCCTACCGGCGATTCAACCGTGCCCTCTGTATCCGTTCCGGTGAGGGTCACTACCAGATCCTGCTTTTGACCGTTTTCGCCGGTCACCTGGACGGCTTCCCATGCTGCCGCTTCCCAGCCAACAGATAGATCCGTGGTCCGCTGAATCAGGAAACTGGTCTCCCAGGTCTTGCCGGCTTCGTCTGTATCCGGACGGGTGCCATAGACGTTGTTCCGGTCGTTCGTCCAAATCTTCTGCACCTGCAGCGAGGTCGTCGCCAGCTTGTTGGTGATGGTGGTCGAATTTCCGGATTCCGTGTAGGTGTCTTCAATTCCCGTGAAAAGGCCGCCGCTGTCTGCAACAGTGTATGCGAACTCTTCACCGCAGGTATCGACAGTAATCGTCGCGGCTCCGCCTTGATAAGCGATTTCCGTCTCCACCACGCGATAGGACAGCTCCGAAATCCCGCTGTCTTTTTTTACTACACGCGGCAGGTTCTCACAAGCTCCACTCCAGGAATCATAGATATGCCGGTTTTCCAATGTGATCGAAAAACCATTGAGTATTCCGGCATCCTTCAGTTTCTCGTACGCGTCTTCTCCCAGGTTCTCCTGCGTGAAATAGTCCGCTGCCCTCTGCCAACCTCCGCTCTTTCCCTCCTTGACATACAGCTCAAAGGTGACGGACATCTCGCCAAGGTCCATGTAATCGGCAGTGATGGGCTCGCCATCGCTGCCCACCCACCGCTTGGTGAAGGGGGCTCTGGTCTCCAGAGAGTTTTTCAGCTCCTTCATGTGGATGGTGTCGCCGTCTGCGGAGTCCTCACCCGCTGTCCCATTGCCGGTGAAGTAATATTGGTACCGCTCATACAACGCTTCCTTCAGATCGGAGTTCAGCTCTTCCTTCACGGTGTACACCCACCGGGCGCCGTTGGGGGCCCACTTTTCCAGCTCCGTCTGGGGCTGCGCGGCGGGAGGCGTCTCTTCGGAGGGATCCTGGGAATCGGGGTCTCCGATCTGGTCCGGATCTTCCGCAGGTTCTGTCGGTGTGACCGGGACGCTGCCGGCGCCGCCATGTTCCCCATCCGCCGGATCGCTGTGCAGGCTGGCGGCACTGAGGGTCTCCTCCTGCGGGGCGGACTGGCCGTCCCCGTCTCCCGCCTGGGAGTCCGGGTTCTGGTCTTCTTCCCCATCTGCCGGAGGTTCCGGACTCTGTGTATCCCCTTCGTCCGTGGGAGGATCGGCGGGCTGGTTTCCCTCCTCCGGGGGCATTTCTGTGGGCGGCGTTGTCTCCTCTCCCTGGCCGGGGCCCGGTTCGGCGGGCTCTTCCGCGGAGATGCCGGGCTCTTCTGCATCCGGATCGTCCGCACCCCAGATCTGATAAGTCCACTTTCCGGTTTCTGCATCCTGGGTCCACTTGACGGTGTAGTCCTCGCCCTCTGTCAGCTTCTCCTCGATGTGCGGGTCGCCCTGCCCTCCTGGGCAGCGGCGCGGCGGGTCACAGTGAGCCGGATAACGGGGACCAATGTACCATCTTTCCCCTCTTCATAGGGGGCATCCGGACGCAGACCGAAGGCGTCGTAAAAGTCCTCCCAGGCTTTTTGGCCCGTGAGGGTGACGAACTCTGTCTGCACAGCCTTCCGGCTGTTCAGGAACGTGGCGTCGGCCTCTTCCCGCTCTTCATGGGGCAGCAGACCGCCGACAGTATATCCGTCCCCTGTGACGTCTTGGGCCTCCAGGTCGCCCGGGCCGCACCAGGTATCGTAGCCGCCCAGGAAGCTCTTGTCCTCCTCCACATGATAGAGGTACAGCGAGCCGTTGGGCGCATACTGCTCCAGGCCTGTAAAGGAAAGAACCGTTTCAACAGTTGTGCTGTCTCCTCGCTGCTGGTAAGCCGCCTCGACCTCCTCCGAGGACCAAGTGGCCGTCCGCACCAGCTCCTGCGCGGAGGGCTGGCCGTTGTTCTGGATGTAGACCCGGTACAGATGGAAGCGCACGGCGGGGTAGGCGATGGGCAAGTCATCTCCGCCCAAAGGCAGTTCCAGGATTTTTTTCACCGACAGACTGCCAGTCGGGCTGTGGAACACGTTCTCCACCTGGAAGGTGTTGGAGATCTCCTGTATATCAAACAGATCCAGCGATTCCTGGGGTCCCTCGCCGGTACCGTCCAGGGGCAGCCCGTTGGCGCCGGTGATGCCTTCCTCCCGGAGAACATATTCGTACAGCTTGCCTTCCTCCGTGTATTTGGGCAGCCTTGGCTGGTCTTCAGATTCCGGCCGGACGGTTCCGGCTCCGTCATCGATGATATTTTTCCCCTCATAAAGGAGCCGGAACGTATAGTTCTTCAGGCCGGACCAGTCCTGAACAGTCAGGGTCGCGATGGGGGCTCCGCCAAAGTCAAACGCCTCCCCGCTGCCCTGCACCCGCCGGTACAGTGCGAAGGTGACGTTGGGCAGGTCCACCGCCGGATAGCCAGCGGGCAGGTTGGTCCACAGCTTCCGTCCCTCAATGGCGACCGGCTTATTCAGGCGGTTGACGAAGGTACCATTTGCGTTCAGGGCATATTTGGCGTAAGAACTGCTGGCATCCTGAGACACTGGTGGGTTGACGCCGTCCAGGTTCGTGGTCTGCGCTTCGTAAGCCGCCTCCATCCCCGGGTCAGCTTCGTCACGCGTGCCCAGACAAGTTTCACCCGTCCAGTACTCCGCAATGGCGTAGTCAAAGTCGGAGGCGTTTACACTGGTGCGCTCCACCGCGGAGTAAGTGATCTTGTAACCCCAGTCGTCATACTTGGGCAAGTTCTCCAGCTCGGCCCGCCAGAAATACTGCCGGTCCGCAGATCCGTTATCCCCGGAGGCGGTGCCGGGCTCCTCACCCGCGGGATCGCCTGCTCCCTCGGACGGCACCTCTGTCTCCGGCGGGAGCAGGCCCTCGTTTGTCCAGCGGTAGCTGGGATAGATCAGTTCGGTTTCGATCCCGTCCTCAGCAGCAGAGGTATGCACAGTCCGGTAAATGTCCAGATAGATGTCCGGACGACTGCCGGAGCCATACATATAGATGTCGTACCACTGCTTGTACCAGACAGCATCCGTTACGCCGGTGCGTTTGTTGGTGAGGGTGATCTTCTGCTCGTCATTCTTGTTTTCACCGTCATTTACCGTATAGGATTTTTCCTTTACAGAGCTTGTGTATGTAGTCCACAGGGCATAGACCTCCGGAGAAATGGTCCGCAGCTGATCCAGCGTGATCTCATTGCCGCCGTCCAGCCAGACCTCCTCTACGGTATAGCGCACCACTGTGCCGTTGGTGTCGTACTTGGGAAGGTTCCAGAAGTCAAGGGAGTTGGACTTCGTATCTGCCGTGAGAATCGGCTGAATAGAGGAAACCCGTCTTTCTCTTCTGTCTTGAATCTGTACATCCCCGCCGCCCAGGTTCACATAGCCAAATCCATCTTTCTGATAGATTTTAAATTGTCCTTCCGTATCATCGCTGGCGGCGATCTTCAGCTTCACGGCCAGAGTGAGGCCGGGGGTGTTCTCCAGGGCTGCCTGGAGTTCCCCCACGCCGTCTCCGCCGCCGTCCCGCCAGTCCTTGGTGACGGTCAGGTCCACATTGCCCAGCCGGCGGTTGGTGACGGTGCAGACCGTCTCACCCGCGATCTTCTCGCGGTCGTATGTAGCTTCATAGGCATGGTTTCTGCCGGGGACAGTGTCGCGGGTGATTCCGGGAGCGTTGATCTCTCCCTCGGTCGGGGCGCCTTCGGTTCCAAGAACCGCAATCGCTCCGATTTTGGTCTCCCGGATGTAGACCTGGTCCGGCGTAAGTTCTCCAATGCCGGCCCATGCGTACCAGATGGGATCTCCGTCCTCCTGGGATTCGCCCAGCGTGACGGAGACAATTACCTCGTCTCCATTTCTGCTATACACCGTCACTTCCACTGGCTCCCGGTGGGCGGCGTCGCTGTCGTCCACCCAGTTCTTCTGGACCAGGATCCGATGGCTTCCTCCCGGGCCGTTGGTGACGATGGTCGTATAGTCTCCGGTGCTGCTGTCGATGGAGGTTTCATAGGTGGGGTTCCCGTTCTCCTCCAGGATCAGGTATTCATACCGGCGCCCCTCTTCGTCATACTCCGGGAGGTTCTGGAGCAGGGCTTTCCAGGCCTCAGAAAACTGAATGGAAATTTCACCGTCGATCGCATCTATGAATGCGTTTTCCTTCGTGAAATCAACATTGACGGTCCCACCTGCATCCATTGTAAAGGTAAGAACCTTGCATGTTTCTGTCAGAGACTGTTCGCCGATGGTACGGTACAGGGCGAAGGTCACCGGCCCCTCCTGGGCGCCGCTTTTCCACTTCTTTTCCACCGTATAATCTATCTGGTTGCTGACGGCATTGGTGATCTCGGTGGTGTTGCCGTTCTCCACATCGGTCACACGGTACTTTGCATCTCCCCGGCTGCCGCCGCCGGACAGGGTAAACGAGTTGTTGTCCAGAAGATTTGTTTTATTCTCGCCCTGGTAAACCACCGACTCCACCCAGCGGTACTCCAGCTCCCGGCCCTGGTTGTCGTATTTGGGCGCGCTGGCGCTGACGGACAGGCCGCCCAGGTTCTCCGCCGTAAATTTTCCCGTTTCCTCCGTCCCCAGCGTCTCGGTGATCTCCGTGTCTTCCCAGGGGTCCTCACTGCCCACCGGCCGGGCCTGGAGCGTCAGCTCCACCCGGACATCCTCCAGCGCCGACTGGAAAGCCGCCGCTTTCCAGATCTTGGTCGCATTAACCGTCACCGTGCCGGAGAGCTTGTTGGAAAGGGTTCCCCCGTTGTAGAGGTATGTATTGTTCGTCTCCCGTGCAAAGTCTGCATCCTCGCTGGTCAGTTTTTTCAGCGTACCGGAATCCTCGTCCAGCGCCCAGATGATGTCCGTCACGCCGCCGTCTTCCCCCACCGCGCCGAATACCTGGGTGTAGTCCCCCGCATGCTCACCAGTGAGATACTCTCGGACCACATAGATATACTCGTAGCCCTCCGAGTCGTACTTGGGCAGCTCTGCAAACTGAATGTCCTGTTTCTCCTGCCCGTTGAGCGGGACCGTCAGAATGCTGCCCCCATCATCCCGGACGGGCGCGGCCGTTGTGTAGCTCTGCCCGGCTCGGTAACGCCACAGCTGGAGTTCACCTGCCGGGCGGTGATCCGGATCCGCCGCGTCCTCCCAGACTTTGGATGCCTGATAATCCTTCACGCCCGTGAGCGTCAGGTACAGGCTGCCGCCGTCATAGAGCTTCCCCACCTCTGTGCCCACGTTGGGCGTGCTGGAGTTGTCGTAGGAGATCTGGAAGTAGTCGCCCTCGGGCAGGGCACCCGCCGCGATGCCGTCGGCGGCGTCCAGCCGGCCGTCGCCTTTTCCGTCTCCCTCCCTGGTCTCCTCTACCGAGTAGTTGATCCGGCTGCCGTCCAGGTTGTACTTCCACAGACCGCTGACGGTGACGGTGCCGCTGGTGGGGTTGTCCGGGTCTCCATCAGGGTCCTCTTCTATCTTCATCTGATCCTTCATCTCTGCCAGCAGCCGGCGGAGGGAGCTTGCCGTATAGTTGGTGTCCACCACGAAGTCAAAGCTGTTGTAAATGGCTTCTGCGATGCCTTCCGCGCCGCCCAGATTACCCCAGCGGAGCTGAACGCGGAAGTTGAATTCGTCCTCCAGCACATAGTACCAGCCGTAGTTGTCCCCGGCGGAGGGATATTCCGACACATTGCCGTTGTTGACCTCTACCGGGCTGTAGCCGTCAACCCCTTCGGACGGTCCCATGATCCACTCTACACGGGATTCTGTTGAGGTCTCCCCGCCGTAGCCATCGGATGTTGTGGTTTCGATCGCTTCCGGCAACACGCCGGTCGGGACGGAGACCGTATAGGTGTTGTTCCCGTTGTCGGCCACCGTCATTTTCGGCATAGCGGACAGGCCCACCCCGGAGAGCGTCGAGTCCTCCCCGCCTTTCAGCTCAATCCATTCCCCGTTGTCGATCCGGAACCACAGCGACGGCTGATACGTATTCGCCCCGGGACGCACTCCGTCCTCATTGTTGTTATCCACCCAGTAGAGCGTGTTCTCTTCAAATGCCCCGGCGGCATACCAGCTTGTCACCGTCACCACCGTATCTGCGTAAATCACAGGCACCAGGGTCAGACACAGTACCAGTGCCAGCAGC
This DNA window, taken from Dysosmobacter welbionis, encodes the following:
- a CDS encoding Cna B-type domain-containing protein encodes the protein MPPEEGNQPADPPTDEGDTQSPEPPADGEEDQNPDSQAGDGDGQSAPQEETLSAASLHSDPADGEHGGAGSVPVTPTEPAEDPDQIGDPDSQDPSEETPPAAQPQTELEKWAPNGARWVYTVKEELNSDLKEALYERYQYYFTGNGTAGEDSADGDTIHMKELKNSLETRAPFTKRWVGSDGEPITADYMDLGEMSVTFELYVKEGKSGGWQRAADYFTQENLGEDAYEKLKDAGILNGFSITLENRHIYDSWSGACENLPRVVKKDSGISELSYRVVETEIAYQGGAATITVDTCGEEFAYTVADSGGLFTGIEDTYTESGNSTTITNKLATTSLQVQKIWTNDRNNVYGTRPDTDEAGKTWETSFLIQRTTDLSVGWEAAAWEAVQVTGENGQKQDLVVTLTGTDTEGTVESPVGMTISGLPKQNAEGEYTYRAVELEPGYQMTNGAVDLSSYVLLRDSYNEAYTAAYTYGGQSDDGFLTTAANDMQTTKVFAGKTWMPAGEEGAQVTLHLQYAVPLENPAEGPAYTWKTLTAVSVTLDGTTDPDLDKPYYEYAEWKAVWENLPARMPGSYLPDSDSETEYRVTEAVSGSYVQVGDTKKENKTDVDGTYPEFQFTNKAVTSLTVEKKWHTADTKKHPITMELWRTTDKNLMGKTGVDGVEQVAGMTAELSAANNWRHIFGELDKVNSQNQKYYYYAIEQGTPDEDMEVIYDHGEPTETTVAFTTAITNRGYTDIPVSKTWRDDSDAQGLRPETLKLTLYRRTDPAAQGEVAGEVTLSAKNAQDGNADVWTYTFEHLPDTDGSGNPYTYWVEEEHLESYTVTGSGTLALTNTLGGKETEIAIQGRKTWVGDGADDRPNSITLSLLQNGTKVAEREVTPNADGSWTYDFGSWPAYDDSGRAYTYTVQEEPVDGYGTRVDGWNVINGKGNLTVKKQVYSGDRQRDFSFTVTLDDKSINGICGDMTFQDGVAAFTLKDGESKTAKGLPSGVGYTVAEARVDGYGTRVEGHNPGMVPFGDTAEVLIINYDDTTPPPDPDPDPDPKPDPDPGPDPMPDPDPHPTPDPDESPDPDMPDTPDEPGHPDEPDDSVPTGDTAQLALYLALLAASLAGAAAIVILGRKGRKRD
- a CDS encoding Cna B-type domain-containing protein codes for the protein MLYRGKRVRERGRLPKGKFPKKGGRRLVSGLLALVLCLTLVPVIYADTVVTVTSWYAAGAFEENTLYWVDNNNEDGVRPGANTYQPSLWFRIDNGEWIELKGGEDSTLSGVGLSAMPKMTVADNGNNTYTVSVPTGVLPEAIETTTSDGYGGETSTESRVEWIMGPSEGVDGYSPVEVNNGNVSEYPSAGDNYGWYYVLEDEFNFRVQLRWGNLGGAEGIAEAIYNSFDFVVDTNYTASSLRRLLAEMKDQMKIEEDPDGDPDNPTSGTVTVSGLWKYNLDGSRINYSVEETREGDGKGDGRLDAADGIAAGALPEGDYFQISYDNSSTPNVGTEVGKLYDGGSLYLTLTGVKDYQASKVWEDAADPDHRPAGELQLWRYRAGQSYTTAAPVRDDGGSILTVPLNGQEKQDIQFAELPKYDSEGYEYIYVVREYLTGEHAGDYTQVFGAVGEDGGVTDIIWALDEDSGTLKKLTSEDADFARETNNTYLYNGGTLSNKLSGTVTVNATKIWKAAAFQSALEDVRVELTLQARPVGSEDPWEDTEITETLGTEETGKFTAENLGGLSVSASAPKYDNQGRELEYRWVESVVYQGENKTNLLDNNSFTLSGGGSRGDAKYRVTDVENGNTTEITNAVSNQIDYTVEKKWKSGAQEGPVTFALYRTIGEQSLTETCKVLTFTMDAGGTVNVDFTKENAFIDAIDGEISIQFSEAWKALLQNLPEYDEEGRRYEYLILEENGNPTYETSIDSSTGDYTTIVTNGPGGSHRILVQKNWVDDSDAAHREPVEVTVYSRNGDEVIVSVTLGESQEDGDPIWYAWAGIGELTPDQVYIRETKIGAIAVLGTEGAPTEGEINAPGITRDTVPGRNHAYEATYDREKIAGETVCTVTNRRLGNVDLTVTKDWRDGGGDGVGELQAALENTPGLTLAVKLKIAASDDTEGQFKIYQKDGFGYVNLGGGDVQIQDRRERRVSSIQPILTADTKSNSLDFWNLPKYDTNGTVVRYTVEEVWLDGGNEITLDQLRTISPEVYALWTTYTSSVKEKSYTVNDGENKNDEQKITLTNKRTGVTDAVWYKQWYDIYMYGSGSRPDIYLDIYRTVHTSAAEDGIETELIYPSYRWTNEGLLPPETEVPSEGAGDPAGEEPGTASGDNGSADRQYFWRAELENLPKYDDWGYKITYSAVERTSVNASDFDYAIAEYWTGETCLGTRDEADPGMEAAYEAQTTNLDGVNPPVSQDASSSYAKYALNANGTFVNRLNKPVAIEGRKLWTNLPAGYPAVDLPNVTFALYRRVQGSGEAFDFGGAPIATLTVQDWSGLKNYTFRLLYEGKNIIDDGAGTVRPESEDQPRLPKYTEEGKLYEYVLREEGITGANGLPLDGTGEGPQESLDLFDIQEISNTFQVENVFHSPTGSLSVKKILELPLGGDDLPIAYPAVRFHLYRVYIQNNGQPSAQELVRTATWSSEEVEAAYQQRGDSTTVETVLSFTGLEQYAPNGSLYLYHVEEDKSFLGGYDTWCGPGDLEAQDVTGDGYTVGGLLPHEEREEADATFLNSRKAVQTEFVTLTGQKAWEDFYDAFGLRPDAPYEEGKDGTLVPVIRLTVTRRAAAQEGRATRTSRRS